One genomic region from Thermoleptolyngbya sichuanensis A183 encodes:
- a CDS encoding ABC transporter permease: protein MDLLESTAMAVKTLKANKLRSALTMLGIIIGNASVITMVGVGQGAQRYASEQFESLGPNVLFVIPGSDSSRQRTLETPRTLTLEDAEAIASQVPTVIGVAPQLQTQQTVTQGNRSTSALIVGTTPEFSTVRSFPVARGRFLTDMDVQRGNRSVALGADLARSLFGDADPLGQTIRIKNLTFQVVGVMEAKGAFLGNNQDDVAYIPITTMSSQITGNSSPYGTEVTFISIMSRDEQSIGAAQFQVTNLLRLRHRIVSEDDFTVRSQKDALEIVGNVTGALTIMLAAIAGISLLVGGIGIMNIMLVSVRERTQEIGLRKAIGASQQDILVQFMIEATILAVLGGVAGTLIGIGGVSLAGALTPLKAGVSPTAILLAVGVSGGIGLFFGVVPARQAAKLDPIVALRSA, encoded by the coding sequence ATGGACTTACTCGAAAGCACCGCAATGGCGGTGAAAACCCTCAAAGCCAATAAGCTCCGCAGTGCGTTGACCATGCTGGGCATCATCATTGGGAATGCCTCGGTGATTACGATGGTGGGCGTGGGCCAGGGGGCGCAGCGCTATGCGTCCGAACAGTTTGAGTCGCTGGGGCCGAACGTGCTGTTTGTGATTCCCGGCAGTGACTCGTCTCGTCAGCGCACGCTAGAAACACCGCGCACCCTGACGCTAGAAGATGCAGAGGCGATCGCCTCCCAGGTTCCCACGGTCATCGGCGTTGCGCCCCAACTGCAAACCCAGCAGACCGTCACCCAAGGCAACCGCAGCACCAGCGCCCTAATCGTGGGCACGACTCCTGAATTCAGCACAGTGCGGAGCTTCCCAGTGGCACGGGGTCGCTTCCTCACGGATATGGACGTGCAGCGGGGAAACCGCTCGGTGGCGCTGGGGGCTGACCTGGCCCGCAGCCTGTTTGGCGACGCTGACCCGCTGGGGCAAACGATTCGGATTAAAAATCTCACCTTTCAGGTCGTGGGCGTGATGGAGGCGAAGGGCGCATTCTTAGGTAATAACCAGGATGACGTGGCCTATATCCCCATCACCACCATGTCGTCGCAGATTACAGGCAACTCGTCGCCCTACGGCACAGAAGTCACCTTTATTTCCATCATGTCGCGGGATGAGCAGTCCATTGGTGCGGCCCAGTTTCAGGTGACGAATCTGCTTCGATTGCGCCACAGAATCGTATCTGAAGATGACTTTACGGTTCGCAGCCAAAAAGACGCGCTGGAGATTGTGGGCAATGTTACCGGGGCGCTGACCATCATGCTGGCGGCGATCGCCGGAATTTCGCTCCTCGTCGGCGGCATCGGCATCATGAACATCATGCTCGTCTCTGTCCGCGAGCGCACCCAGGAAATCGGCCTCAGGAAGGCAATCGGCGCATCCCAGCAAGACATTCTGGTGCAGTTTATGATCGAGGCAACCATCCTGGCCGTGCTGGGCGGCGTGGCAGGAACCCTGATCGGCATCGGCGGTGTGTCCCTAGCCGGTGCGCTGACCCCGCTCAAGGCGGGCGTTTCTCCCACCGCCATTCTTCTAGCGGTGGGTGTATCGGGTGGCATAGGCCTCTTCTTCGGCGTGGTTCCCGCCCGCCAGGCCGCCAAGCTTGACCCCATTGTTGCCCTCCGCAGTGCCTAA
- a CDS encoding efflux RND transporter periplasmic adaptor subunit produces the protein MRLPMIGKVQPSNPWLWGLVAAGLIGTGTTAALVARQSATIPDVAALTVPVESQALTVRITANGRVQPVQTVNISPKATGILRELLVEQGDRVREGQIIARMESEDVAARMMQARAQVAEAQARLAEVRSGNRPEEIAQRQAEVERARAQVRDAETRVQLANQRLERNRSLASQGAISRDALDEVVREANSARANLEQTQASLRAAEQSLNLSRNGSRAEDIAQAEAQLASALGNLRSVEVQQEDTVLRAPFDGIVTQKYATEGAFVTPTTSASDATSATSTAIVAIASGLEILADVPEVDIGQIRPGQTVEIRADALPNQVFTGEVRLVAPEAVVRQNVTSFQVRIRLLTGQDRLLSGMNVDLDFLGDRLDSAVVVPTVAIVTKDGQNGVLVPGERNRPEFRPVTLGTAVGNQTQILDGIEPGDRVFIDLPPQYAREWMQPQ, from the coding sequence ATGCGACTCCCTATGATCGGCAAAGTTCAGCCCAGCAATCCCTGGCTGTGGGGATTGGTAGCGGCGGGTTTGATTGGCACGGGTACGACGGCGGCGCTGGTGGCGCGACAGAGTGCGACGATTCCTGATGTGGCGGCGCTGACGGTGCCCGTGGAATCGCAAGCCCTGACGGTGCGAATTACCGCCAACGGCAGGGTGCAGCCTGTGCAAACGGTGAATATCAGCCCCAAGGCGACGGGTATTTTGCGAGAACTGCTGGTGGAACAGGGCGATCGCGTCCGGGAAGGGCAGATCATCGCCCGCATGGAGAGTGAAGACGTGGCGGCGCGAATGATGCAGGCGCGGGCCCAGGTTGCCGAAGCGCAGGCCCGACTGGCAGAAGTGCGATCGGGCAATCGTCCCGAAGAAATTGCCCAGCGCCAGGCCGAAGTGGAGCGGGCCCGGGCCCAGGTGCGCGATGCCGAAACCCGCGTGCAGTTGGCGAATCAGCGGCTAGAGCGGAACCGATCGCTGGCCAGCCAGGGCGCAATTTCCCGCGATGCGCTGGATGAAGTGGTGCGTGAAGCCAACAGTGCCCGCGCCAACCTGGAGCAAACCCAGGCCAGCCTGCGGGCCGCGGAGCAGAGCCTGAATCTGTCTCGCAACGGCAGCCGCGCCGAAGACATTGCCCAGGCAGAAGCCCAGTTGGCCAGCGCCTTAGGCAATCTCCGCAGCGTAGAAGTGCAGCAAGAGGACACAGTGCTGCGGGCCCCCTTTGACGGCATTGTGACTCAGAAATATGCGACGGAGGGGGCGTTCGTCACGCCGACGACTTCGGCTTCGGACGCAACTTCTGCTACTTCGACCGCGATTGTGGCGATCGCCAGCGGGCTAGAAATCCTGGCAGATGTGCCAGAGGTAGACATCGGGCAAATTCGCCCCGGCCAAACGGTAGAAATTCGTGCCGATGCCCTGCCTAATCAGGTGTTCACGGGTGAAGTGCGGCTGGTGGCTCCGGAGGCGGTGGTGCGGCAAAACGTCACCTCCTTTCAGGTGCGGATTCGCCTGCTGACGGGGCAAGACAGGTTGCTGTCGGGCATGAATGTGGATCTGGACTTTTTGGGCGATCGCCTCGATAGCGCGGTCGTGGTTCCGACGGTGGCGATCGTCACGAAGGATGGGCAGAACGGGGTGCTGGTTCCCGGTGAGCGAAATCGACCCGAATTTCGCCCTGTTACGCTGGGCACTGCCGTCGGCAACCAGACCCAGATTCTAGACGGCATCGAACCGGGCGATCGCGTCTTTATCGATTTGCCCCCGCAGTATGCCCGCGAGTGGATGCAGCCGCAATAG
- a CDS encoding GbsR/MarR family transcriptional regulator, with product MRWKPLNREQPFEHTHFVEEVGLMFELIGLPRMAGRIFGWLLISQPPHQSSGELAEVLQASKGSISSMTRLLIQLGLIERLPLPGDRRDFFQIKPHAWSQLHEQQLARIAAFRKLSERGLDLLKTQPPESQQRLREMHDYHAFWEQELPRVHQRWIEHRRKMAVE from the coding sequence GTGAGGTGGAAGCCGTTGAACCGAGAGCAGCCGTTCGAGCATACGCATTTTGTCGAAGAAGTGGGGCTGATGTTTGAACTGATTGGGCTGCCCCGCATGGCCGGGCGCATCTTTGGCTGGCTGCTGATTTCTCAACCGCCGCACCAGTCCAGTGGCGAACTGGCGGAGGTGCTGCAAGCCAGCAAAGGGTCCATTAGCTCGATGACGCGCCTGCTGATCCAGCTTGGGCTGATTGAGCGACTGCCGCTGCCGGGCGATCGCCGCGATTTTTTTCAGATCAAGCCCCACGCCTGGTCACAGCTTCATGAACAGCAGCTTGCCCGCATCGCCGCCTTCCGCAAGCTCTCCGAACGCGGCCTCGACCTGCTCAAAACCCAGCCGCCCGAATCCCAGCAGCGCCTCCGCGAAATGCACGACTACCATGCCTTTTGGGAGCAAGAGCTGCCCCGTGTGCATCAGCGCTGGATTGAGCATCGCCGAAAGATGGCGGTGGAGTAG
- a CDS encoding WD40 domain-containing protein — translation MCQLKYRNMAEIQSYYERLDLKVGASEADVKAAYRALAKRWHPDQFRDPQQKKQAEEELKKINEAYQKIKAFLIENPSPQTEAGGQSQERENSDPTANHSSSKSSSAQTKIYTSGASAAEALYQMGAELTKAGKYEEAIAHFSSAIKLNPNYAEAYRHRGFVYSLMGLELGAESDLRKAKALGLTSQNRTSRSDRTAQSEPEIVSEVLTPENSKSQIWQWVHPLEPHHDEVTGLLFSPNGKSLISASKDGSIQLWNPLKGTLLVTLETRSAAIASLALSANGEILASANAMPEVKLWHLRTGALLKTLRPNAEAIADITFHPHQPILIVASKDGSITFWDLRSGKLVKGLNWQKTSVSALEINPDGRTLAIASGNGSLVLWNLSLNRPMRTLDWPCGGISAMTFTADDSRLILGCQDRTLRIWDRVGDRLVATLAGHAAAVTGISSGHSRNAVASGGDRTVRLWNVETRQLLAVLDGHEAAVTAVGFLEPQRILASGSADGSILIWRRTDEP, via the coding sequence GTGTGCCAACTGAAGTATCGAAATATGGCAGAAATTCAGTCCTATTACGAGCGTCTTGATCTCAAAGTTGGCGCATCCGAAGCCGACGTAAAGGCCGCCTATCGGGCCCTGGCAAAGCGCTGGCATCCCGATCAGTTTCGTGATCCTCAACAAAAGAAACAGGCCGAAGAGGAACTCAAAAAAATCAATGAAGCCTATCAAAAAATCAAGGCGTTTCTAATCGAAAATCCCTCTCCTCAAACCGAGGCAGGAGGACAGTCTCAAGAGCGCGAAAACTCAGACCCAACCGCAAATCATTCGTCATCTAAATCCTCGTCGGCACAGACCAAAATCTACACTTCAGGGGCATCGGCCGCAGAAGCGCTTTACCAGATGGGGGCTGAATTGACCAAGGCCGGAAAATATGAAGAGGCGATCGCCCATTTCAGCAGCGCTATCAAGCTCAATCCCAACTATGCAGAAGCCTATCGACATCGGGGCTTTGTCTATTCTTTGATGGGGTTAGAGCTAGGGGCAGAATCAGACCTGAGAAAAGCAAAAGCACTAGGACTTACGTCCCAAAACCGTACCTCCCGATCGGATCGAACGGCTCAATCTGAACCCGAAATTGTTTCCGAAGTTCTGACTCCAGAAAACTCCAAAAGTCAAATTTGGCAGTGGGTTCATCCCCTGGAGCCACATCATGATGAAGTCACAGGTCTGTTATTTTCCCCAAATGGAAAGAGCCTGATCAGCGCTAGCAAAGACGGATCAATTCAGCTTTGGAATCCGCTAAAAGGCACCTTATTGGTTACATTAGAAACCCGATCAGCGGCAATCGCCTCGCTGGCTCTTAGCGCAAATGGCGAAATTCTAGCCAGCGCTAATGCCATGCCTGAAGTCAAACTCTGGCATTTGCGGACGGGCGCTTTGCTCAAAACGCTCAGACCCAATGCAGAGGCGATCGCCGACATCACCTTTCATCCGCATCAGCCGATTCTAATCGTCGCCAGCAAAGACGGCAGCATTACCTTTTGGGATTTGCGATCGGGCAAGTTGGTGAAAGGCTTGAACTGGCAAAAAACATCCGTTTCTGCCCTCGAAATTAACCCCGACGGACGCACCCTGGCGATCGCCAGCGGCAACGGTTCTCTGGTGCTTTGGAACCTGAGCTTGAACCGCCCGATGCGGACGCTGGATTGGCCCTGCGGTGGCATTTCAGCGATGACCTTCACGGCAGATGATTCGCGGTTAATTTTGGGCTGTCAGGATCGCACCCTGCGAATCTGGGACAGGGTGGGCGATCGCCTTGTGGCAACGCTTGCTGGTCACGCGGCCGCCGTCACGGGCATCTCGTCGGGTCATAGCCGAAACGCGGTGGCTAGTGGTGGCGATCGCACGGTTCGCCTGTGGAATGTAGAAACCAGACAGCTTCTCGCCGTGCTGGACGGGCACGAAGCCGCCGTCACCGCTGTTGGTTTTCTGGAACCGCAGCGCATCCTGGCCAGCGGCAGTGCCGACGGCTCGATCCTGATCTGGCGCAGAACAGACGAGCCGTGA
- a CDS encoding amidase yields MNAVDLAFTPALEQARLIRSREVSPLELVELYLERIERLNPLLGSYFTVMAEAAIATAKDQTERLLQADPSELPPFLGVPISIKDLTPVAGECCSYGLSVAKNRVAAEDAGVVTRLRQAGFVLLGKTATSEIGSTPFTEPRGFPPARNPWNPDYTPGGSSGGAAASVAAGLAAIAQGTDGGGSIRGPAFCCGLVGLKPARGRVSLAPVGDRMNGLSTDGPIARTVADAAALLDVMAGYTVGDPYWLPDPEPSFLAAVGRSPGRLRIGYTTDFSPIGAADAACTQAVLDTAKQLEALGHTVEPVQIDLNQLVEPLIAVWQTGVDVGVPWFVMGKLNRWLYWRSRKRSAGQYLTAVNQMQIAARQIVATLLPYDAALFPVFLHPTIRVGEWASLPAHKMFQNIVHWVAPSPILNATGQPGIALPTGFTETGLPIGVQLVGRPADEVTLISLAAQLEQDQPWIQHRPAIATT; encoded by the coding sequence ATGAATGCCGTTGACCTTGCCTTTACCCCAGCGCTAGAACAGGCCCGTCTGATTCGGAGCCGCGAGGTGTCGCCTCTGGAATTGGTAGAGCTATACCTGGAGCGGATCGAGCGGCTCAATCCCTTGCTGGGCAGCTATTTCACCGTGATGGCCGAGGCGGCGATCGCCACGGCAAAAGACCAGACCGAGCGGCTCCTCCAGGCAGACCCCAGTGAACTGCCGCCGTTTTTGGGGGTTCCTATCTCTATTAAAGATCTGACCCCGGTGGCGGGTGAGTGCTGTAGCTATGGTTTGAGCGTGGCAAAGAATCGAGTCGCTGCCGAAGATGCGGGCGTGGTGACGCGGCTGCGGCAGGCGGGCTTCGTGCTTCTGGGCAAAACAGCCACCTCAGAGATTGGCTCCACGCCCTTTACGGAGCCACGCGGCTTTCCACCCGCCCGCAATCCCTGGAATCCGGACTATACACCGGGTGGCTCTAGCGGCGGCGCGGCGGCCTCGGTGGCGGCGGGTTTGGCGGCGATCGCCCAGGGCACAGATGGCGGCGGCTCGATTCGCGGGCCCGCGTTTTGCTGCGGGCTGGTGGGGCTAAAGCCCGCACGAGGGCGGGTGTCGCTAGCTCCGGTGGGCGATCGCATGAACGGGCTGTCTACCGATGGCCCCATCGCCCGCACGGTGGCAGATGCCGCAGCCCTGCTGGACGTAATGGCGGGCTATACCGTGGGCGATCCCTACTGGCTGCCCGATCCCGAACCCAGTTTCCTGGCAGCAGTAGGGCGATCGCCCGGTCGCCTGCGGATTGGCTATACTACGGACTTTTCGCCCATCGGGGCTGCCGATGCCGCCTGCACCCAGGCCGTGCTGGACACGGCAAAGCAACTGGAGGCGCTGGGCCACACGGTCGAACCTGTGCAGATTGACCTGAATCAATTGGTGGAGCCGCTGATCGCTGTTTGGCAAACGGGCGTAGACGTCGGCGTGCCGTGGTTTGTGATGGGCAAGCTGAATCGCTGGCTCTACTGGCGATCGCGCAAACGCAGTGCCGGACAATACCTGACCGCAGTGAACCAGATGCAGATCGCCGCTCGCCAGATTGTCGCAACGCTGTTGCCCTACGATGCCGCCCTGTTTCCCGTGTTTCTCCACCCCACGATTCGCGTGGGGGAATGGGCCAGCCTGCCTGCCCACAAAATGTTTCAAAACATCGTCCACTGGGTTGCGCCCAGCCCCATCTTGAACGCGACTGGGCAACCGGGCATTGCCCTCCCGACGGGATTCACCGAAACCGGATTGCCTATCGGTGTTCAACTTGTGGGGCGACCCGCCGACGAAGTGACGCTCATTTCCCTGGCAGCACAGCTAGAGCAAGACCAGCCGTGGATTCAGCACCGGCCGGCGATCGCCACCACCTAG
- a CDS encoding DUF3172 domain-containing protein, translated as MARRPKAPQRPPSSRYMDDEPKRSPLGSAINYGTAMLMAAVLILGIGLGIAFSSTANFGTENVASREVIDRSAPNADICVQYGASAITMDMRAFLTLNPFSVYVSRPVMQPGCVLRSSNWSILEKANVVNAQEVNECRRRLNTFGFTGDIQKGGENVRVTCIYQNDSAQNLFLDQSGLTGTPRETGRF; from the coding sequence ATGGCACGTAGACCCAAGGCACCCCAGCGTCCCCCCTCTTCCCGCTACATGGATGACGAACCCAAGCGATCGCCCCTCGGCTCAGCCATTAACTACGGCACAGCCATGCTGATGGCTGCCGTGTTGATTCTGGGCATCGGGCTTGGCATTGCCTTTAGCTCGACAGCAAACTTTGGCACTGAGAACGTCGCCTCGCGGGAAGTGATCGACCGCAGCGCCCCCAATGCCGATATCTGCGTGCAATACGGAGCCAGCGCCATCACGATGGATATGCGGGCGTTTTTGACGCTAAACCCGTTTAGCGTGTACGTGTCGCGTCCGGTGATGCAGCCCGGCTGCGTGCTGCGGAGTAGCAACTGGTCGATTTTGGAAAAGGCGAACGTGGTAAACGCGCAGGAAGTAAATGAGTGCCGTCGCCGTTTGAATACCTTCGGCTTTACGGGCGACATCCAGAAGGGTGGCGAGAATGTGCGCGTCACCTGCATTTACCAAAACGACTCTGCCCAAAACCTGTTCCTGGATCAGTCTGGACTTACCGGCACGCCACGAGAAACCGGTCGGTTCTAG
- a CDS encoding NYN domain-containing protein, whose translation MPRRRPVYQAILLVDGYNVIGAWDVLRQLRDRHGLEEARRGLVESLVGYSAFQGFNTQVVFDAQYQDTPGSREIITENLCICYTDFQQTADTFIELACSRFRNDLRKYEQRLIVATSDRAQQQTVIGYGAELMSAQRLLSDVEAAERRVRQRQFTKGRSPGRFLANSLDPQAREKLSRLRFGELEPEQP comes from the coding sequence ATGCCCCGTCGCCGCCCCGTATATCAGGCAATTTTGCTCGTCGATGGCTACAACGTGATTGGAGCCTGGGACGTGCTGCGGCAACTGCGCGATCGCCACGGGCTAGAAGAAGCGCGGCGCGGGCTGGTGGAATCGCTGGTGGGCTACAGCGCCTTTCAGGGCTTTAACACGCAGGTCGTGTTCGACGCGCAATATCAGGACACGCCGGGCAGCCGCGAAATTATCACCGAAAATCTCTGCATCTGCTATACCGACTTTCAGCAAACGGCAGATACCTTTATCGAACTAGCCTGCTCTCGCTTTCGCAACGATCTGCGGAAATATGAGCAGCGGCTGATTGTGGCCACCTCTGACCGGGCGCAGCAGCAGACGGTCATTGGCTACGGCGCAGAACTGATGTCCGCCCAACGGCTCCTTTCGGACGTGGAGGCGGCAGAGCGGCGGGTGCGGCAGCGACAGTTTACCAAGGGGCGATCGCCCGGCCGCTTCCTGGCCAACTCCCTCGACCCACAGGCGCGTGAAAAACTCTCTCGGCTCCGGTTTGGGGAGTTGGAGCCTGAACAGCCCTAA
- a CDS encoding aminotransferase class V-fold PLP-dependent enzyme: MLSSAVVDASSQGWRKVWGLDPAFTFLNHGSFGACPLAVQQRQQALRQQLEAQPVQFFGRSLEPLLDESRAVLAAFVGASPADLAFVPNATTGVNTVLRSLSFRPGDELLTTNHEYNASRNALEFVAQRSGATVVVADIPFPLSSPAQVVERVLSKVSNRTRLLLIDHVSSQTALVLPISPLIRALADQGIDTLVDGAHAPGMIPLALNDLGAAYYTGNCHKWLCAPKGAAFLYVRADRRDCIRPLVISHGANSPRRDRPFFHLEFDWTGTGDPTPFLCVGTAILYLATLLPGGWADIMAQNRALALWARERLSQRLGLGLPCPDEMIGSMATLPLPEGDADSLYRALVEDHAIEIPVIPWQGVSNRLIRLSAQLYNTPADYDRLADVLALLLAKPQ; this comes from the coding sequence ATGCTCTCTTCTGCGGTGGTTGATGCGTCGAGTCAGGGCTGGCGAAAGGTCTGGGGGTTAGACCCTGCTTTTACATTCCTGAACCACGGCTCCTTTGGCGCGTGTCCGCTGGCCGTGCAGCAGCGGCAGCAGGCGCTTCGGCAGCAGCTAGAGGCGCAGCCCGTGCAGTTCTTTGGGCGATCGCTCGAACCCTTGCTAGACGAGTCGCGGGCGGTGCTGGCGGCGTTTGTGGGGGCGAGTCCCGCCGATTTAGCCTTTGTGCCCAATGCCACGACGGGCGTGAACACCGTGCTGCGATCGCTCTCGTTTCGCCCTGGCGACGAACTGCTGACCACGAACCACGAGTACAACGCCTCTCGCAATGCGCTAGAGTTTGTCGCCCAGCGGAGCGGCGCAACGGTCGTGGTAGCAGACATTCCCTTTCCGCTGAGCAGCCCCGCACAGGTGGTCGAGCGCGTGTTGAGCAAGGTCTCTAACCGAACCCGGCTGTTGCTGATCGACCATGTGTCTAGCCAGACGGCGCTGGTGTTGCCGATTTCGCCGCTGATTCGGGCGCTTGCGGATCAGGGCATCGACACGCTGGTAGACGGGGCCCATGCACCTGGCATGATTCCGCTGGCGCTGAACGACCTGGGTGCGGCCTATTACACAGGCAACTGCCACAAGTGGCTCTGTGCGCCCAAAGGAGCGGCATTTCTCTATGTGCGGGCTGATCGGCGCGATTGCATTCGGCCGCTGGTGATTAGCCACGGAGCCAATTCTCCCCGGCGCGATCGCCCCTTCTTTCATCTGGAATTTGACTGGACAGGCACAGGCGACCCCACGCCGTTTCTCTGCGTGGGCACGGCGATTCTGTACCTGGCGACGCTGCTGCCCGGCGGCTGGGCAGACATCATGGCGCAAAACCGGGCGCTGGCGCTGTGGGCGCGAGAACGGCTGAGCCAGCGGTTGGGGTTGGGGTTGCCCTGTCCCGACGAGATGATCGGCTCGATGGCGACGCTGCCCCTGCCGGAGGGCGATGCCGACTCACTCTACCGGGCGCTAGTAGAAGACCACGCCATTGAAATTCCCGTGATCCCCTGGCAGGGCGTGTCTAATCGGCTGATTCGCCTGTCGGCGCAGCTTTACAACACGCCCGCAGACTATGATCGGTTGGCAGATGTCCTTGCGCTATTGCTTGCCAAACCCCAGTGA
- a CDS encoding glycosyltransferase family 39 protein — protein sequence MTDRPDAMFRNRLATQGRSLLWLLGWTLLGLALRFARLSDKAPWTDEFSTMVFSLGNSFRTVPLDRVISLSDLMQPLVPNPNAGEGDVVQTLLSESNHPPLYFALTHLWLRLFSPDGGYVSLWGVRSLSAFFGTLTIPAAFGLGWLAFRTRPAAHLTALLMAVSPFGVYLAQEARHYTLPVLWVMASLACLLATVRALQTERVPALWLCGAWILVNGLGLATHYFVAIALAAEALTLVGLALFQLRQGKFRLNAGWRRVLAVGGGTLLSGLVWLPTLQGTQESELTRWIVRRDRTGLAWLTPLGQLLSGLVSMLYLLPVQATPPTVAYASVLALVGLALWTAAKLTAGLRLQVQKTPDSVLPLGGVVLSAIALFLLITYGFQRDLTVAFRYQFVVYPAVMVLVAGGFAALWQQGQRRVILLVALLGLLGSLTVLANLGFQKTHRPDLLAQRIRENTRFPALVAIAHRTHGQTGRLMGVAWSWRSQFADGPEPRFLLAHQESPRAAIAPSILSAVAPQPRPFDLWLLNIEIPQRPALLRELAQQNCTVLDDGTEDGYRLHHLRCEG from the coding sequence GTGACCGATCGCCCTGATGCCATGTTCAGAAATCGACTTGCCACCCAGGGGCGATCGCTCCTCTGGCTGTTGGGGTGGACGCTGCTGGGGCTGGCGCTGCGGTTTGCCCGCCTGTCGGACAAAGCCCCCTGGACGGACGAATTTTCCACGATGGTGTTTAGCCTGGGCAACAGCTTCCGCACCGTGCCGCTAGACCGCGTGATTTCTCTATCAGACCTGATGCAGCCGCTCGTGCCCAATCCCAATGCAGGCGAGGGCGATGTAGTGCAAACCCTGCTGAGCGAGAGCAACCATCCGCCGCTGTATTTTGCGCTGACGCACCTCTGGCTGCGGCTGTTTTCTCCCGATGGAGGGTATGTCTCGCTGTGGGGCGTGCGATCGCTCTCTGCCTTCTTCGGCACGCTGACGATTCCCGCTGCCTTTGGGCTGGGCTGGCTGGCCTTTCGCACTCGCCCCGCTGCCCACCTGACTGCCCTGCTCATGGCGGTGTCGCCCTTTGGCGTGTATCTGGCGCAGGAGGCGCGGCACTACACGCTGCCTGTGCTGTGGGTGATGGCCTCCCTGGCTTGCCTGCTGGCGACCGTTCGCGCTTTGCAAACCGAGAGAGTGCCAGCGCTCTGGCTCTGCGGCGCGTGGATTTTGGTGAACGGGCTGGGGCTGGCGACGCATTATTTTGTGGCGATCGCCCTTGCTGCCGAAGCGTTGACCCTAGTCGGATTGGCGCTCTTTCAACTCCGGCAGGGCAAATTTCGCCTGAATGCGGGCTGGCGGCGAGTGCTGGCGGTGGGGGGGGGCACGCTGCTCAGTGGGTTGGTGTGGCTGCCAACGCTTCAGGGCACGCAAGAATCGGAGCTAACCCGCTGGATCGTGCGGCGCGATCGCACGGGGCTGGCGTGGCTCACTCCCCTGGGGCAATTGCTCAGCGGGCTGGTCAGTATGCTTTATTTGCTGCCTGTCCAAGCAACGCCGCCGACTGTCGCCTATGCCTCGGTGCTGGCGCTGGTGGGGCTGGCGCTGTGGACGGCTGCCAAACTCACGGCTGGCCTGCGGCTCCAGGTTCAGAAAACGCCTGATTCCGTCCTGCCGCTGGGGGGCGTGGTGCTAAGTGCGATCGCCCTGTTTTTGCTGATCACCTATGGCTTTCAGCGCGACCTGACCGTGGCATTTCGCTATCAGTTTGTGGTTTACCCGGCGGTCATGGTGCTGGTTGCAGGAGGATTCGCGGCCCTGTGGCAACAGGGGCAGCGGCGGGTAATTCTTCTGGTAGCCCTGCTGGGGCTGCTGGGCAGCCTTACGGTGCTGGCGAACCTGGGCTTCCAAAAAACGCACCGGCCCGACCTGCTGGCTCAGCGGATTCGGGAGAATACCCGCTTTCCCGCTCTGGTGGCGATCGCCCACCGCACGCATGGGCAAACGGGTCGGCTGATGGGCGTGGCGTGGTCATGGCGATCGCAGTTTGCCGATGGCCCCGAACCGCGTTTTCTGCTGGCGCATCAGGAGTCCCCCAGAGCGGCGATCGCCCCCAGTATTCTCAGCGCTGTCGCACCCCAGCCCCGCCCGTTCGACCTCTGGCTGCTGAATATCGAAATTCCCCAGCGTCCGGCGCTGCTTCGGGAACTGGCACAACAAAACTGCACCGTGCTAGACGACGGCACGGAAGACGGCTATCGGCTGCACCACCTCCGCTGCGAGGGCTAG
- the trxA gene encoding thioredoxin produces MAVKKAFGSFQEMIDQSEKPVLVDFYATWCGPCQMMGKILEDVNARMKSKLRVVKINTEAYPDLASKYQVYALPTLVLFKQGQPVDRIEGVLTAPQLMQRLAAKI; encoded by the coding sequence ATGGCCGTCAAGAAAGCCTTTGGCAGTTTTCAAGAGATGATCGATCAGTCGGAGAAGCCCGTGCTGGTGGACTTTTATGCGACGTGGTGTGGCCCCTGCCAGATGATGGGCAAAATTCTCGAAGATGTGAACGCCCGGATGAAATCCAAGCTGCGGGTCGTGAAAATCAACACCGAAGCCTATCCAGATTTGGCCTCAAAGTACCAGGTCTACGCGCTGCCGACGCTGGTGCTGTTTAAGCAGGGGCAGCCTGTGGATCGGATTGAGGGTGTGTTGACTGCGCCACAGCTCATGCAGCGCCTTGCCGCAAAGATCTAG